A single Brassica rapa cultivar Chiifu-401-42 chromosome A04, CAAS_Brap_v3.01, whole genome shotgun sequence DNA region contains:
- the LOC103865259 gene encoding protein CHROMATIN REMODELING 35 isoform X1, giving the protein MVGTDHSLPFSTARNLPWILRSESKRISQSELTKRPDPFFLPDLLDGFEESKYGWLADGVKRLCELKRKLFNGSVSVNLPQESVISGDSSGSDLSPQGYNEEDSSSIHTDDDNGTHPYGVGEEEEEAELWRQMAFAQESSKVTVENLQDNDPKQVEDCEHSFIYKDDVGEVCRVCGLIKTPIESIIEVVYYKPKRSRRTYTREQEDTETTRMDFTETHSNNILGDKMFIHPRHDNEMRPHQIEGFKFLCNNLASNEPGGCILAHAPGSGKTFLLISFLQSFMAMDPQAKPLIVLPKGIIESWKREFTKWAVENIPLYDLYSVKAESRRQQLKVLREWVEERSILFLGYQQFAKIICDDSISIDDEVSEDCKRILLEKPTLLILDEGHTSRNKETNLLISLARVKTRRKVVLTGTLFQNNVEEVFNILNLVRPKFLKRHREIVSRIMSKAEIPSGKHMNQSSIENTFFAAVELTLSRESSAKASMIKDLREMTRHVLHYHKADFKGLLPGLSEFTVMLNLSSLQRDEIKGLREMDLFKQISLGAALYIHPKIKAFLEANPSNGEKGFADNLLKKLDTLLKKINVKDGAKMKFFLNLVSLCESTGEKLLVFSQYIIPLKTLERLMALTKGWRLGKEMFTITGDSSSGEREVSMERFNTSPDAKVFFGSIKACGEGISLVGASRVLILDVHLNPSVTQQAVARAYRPGQKRRVYSYRLVAADSPEEESFETCSRKEMMSKMWFEWNVECGGGRRDEFGFRDVDVDQCGDVFLETTKMKEDIKSLYTR; this is encoded by the exons ATGGTGGGTACTGATCACTCTCTACCCTTCTCAACGGCGAGGAACTTGC CTTGGATTTTGAGGTCGGAGAGCAAGAGGATTAGCCAATCAGAACTCACCAAGCGTCCTGACCCGTTCTTTCTACCGGATCTACTTGATGGGTTTGAAGAGAGCAAATACGGATGGCTTGCTGATGGTGTGAAGAGGCTTTGTGAGCTCAAAAGGAAACTCTTCAACGGTTCTGTCTCAGTGAATCTGCCTCAAGAATCAGTCATT AGTGGAGATTCCTCAGGATCTGACTTAAGTCCTCAAGGCTATAATGAGGAGGATTCATCAAGTATTCATACAGATGATGACAATGGAACTCATCCATATGGagttggtgaagaagaagaagaagctgaactTTGGAGGCAAATGGCTTTTGCTCAAGAGTCATCTAAG GTAACAGTGGAGAATCTACAAGACAACGATCCCAAACAAGTAGAAGACTGTGAGCACTCCTTCATCTACAAGGACGACGTCGGAGAAGTCTGCCGTGTTTGTGGACTCATCAAAACACCCATCGAAAGCATCATCGAAGTTGTCTACTACAAG CCAAAGAGATCAAGAAGAACTTACACACGCGAACAAGAAGACACAGAAACAACGAGGATGGACTTCACAGAAACCCACTCTAACAACATCTTAGGAGACAAGATGTTCATCCACCCAAGGCACGACAACGAGATGAGACCCCACCAAATCGAAGGCTTCAAGTTCCTATGCAACAACCTCGCATCCAACGAGCCAGGCGGGTGCATCTTAGCACACGCGCCGGGCTCAGGCAAAACATTCCTCCTCATCAGCTTCCTCCAAAGCTTCATGGCCATGGATCcgcaagccaaaccgctgataGTCCTCCCAAAGGGGATCATAGAGTCTTGGAAGAGAGAGTTCACTAAATGGGCGGTGGAGAACATCCCTCTCTATGATCTCTACAGCGTCAAAGCCGAATCAAGAAGACAACAACTCAAGGTGTTGAGAGAATGGGTTGAAGAGAGAAGCATACTCTTTCTCGGTTACCAACAGTTCGCCAAGATCATATGCGATGATAGCATTAGCATAGATGATGAGGTGTCAGAAGATTGCAAGCGTATTCTCCTCGAGAAGCCGACGCTGCTTATCCTCGACGAGGGACACACGTCGAGGAACAAAGAGACGAACCTGCTTATCTCACTCGCACGTGTAAAGACTCGTAGGAAAGTTGTTCTCACGGGGACATTGTTTCAGAACAACGTTGAGGAAGTGTTTAACATATTAAACCTAGTCCGTCCCAAGTTCTTGAAGCGTCATAGAGAGATTGTTTCTCGCATCATGAGCAAGGCGGAGATACCTAGCGGCAAACATATGAACCAGAGTAGTATTGAAAACACTTTCTTCGCTGCGGTGGAGCTTACATTGAGTAGAGAGAGTTCAGCTAAAGCGAGTATGATTAAGGATCTGCGCGAGATGACACGTCACGTCTTGCATTATCACAAAGCGGACTTCAAGGGATTGCTTCCAGGGCTTAGTGAGTTCACTGTGATGCTTAACTTGAGCTCACTTCAGAGAGATGAAATCAAAGGCCTTAGGGAGATGGATCTGTTCAAGCAGATCTCTCTCGGTGCTGCTTTGTATATACACCCGAAGATTAAAGCCTTCTTGGAGGCAAACCCTTCGAATGGAGAAAAGGGTTTCGCTGATAACTTGCTGAAGAAGCTAGATACCTTGCTGAAGAAGATTAACGTTAAAGACGGCGCCAAGATGAAGTTCTTCCTCAACCTCGTATCTCtctgcgagtcaacgggtgagaaGCTGTTAGTCTTCAGCCAATACATCATCCCTCTTAAGACTCTCGAGAGACTCATGGCCCTGACGAAAGGCTGGAGGCTGGGGAAAGAGATGTTCACCATCACAGGCGACTCGAGCAGCGGGGAGAGAGAGGTGTCCATGGAGAGGTTCAACACCTCTCCGGACGCTAAAGTGTTTTTCGGATCGATCAAAGCGTGTGGAGAAGGGATCTCGCTGGTGGGTGCGTCGAGGGTGCTGATTCTCGACGTTCATCTAAACCCTTCGGTGACTCAGCAGGCTGTGGCTAGAGCTTATAGGCCGGGGCAGAAGAGGAGAGTGTATTCGTATAGGCTTGTGGCTGCGGATTCGCCGGAGGAGGAGAGTTTTGAGACGTGTTCGAGGAAGGAGATGATGTCTAAGATGTGGTTTGAGTGGAACGTTGAGtgtggaggaggaagaagagatgagtttgggtttagggacGTGGATGTTGATCAGTGTGGTGATGTGTTTCTTGAGACGACTAAGATGAAGGAAGATATCAAGAGTTTATACACTAGGTGA
- the LOC103865259 gene encoding protein CHROMATIN REMODELING 35 isoform X2 — protein MAFAQESSKVTVENLQDNDPKQVEDCEHSFIYKDDVGEVCRVCGLIKTPIESIIEVVYYKPKRSRRTYTREQEDTETTRMDFTETHSNNILGDKMFIHPRHDNEMRPHQIEGFKFLCNNLASNEPGGCILAHAPGSGKTFLLISFLQSFMAMDPQAKPLIVLPKGIIESWKREFTKWAVENIPLYDLYSVKAESRRQQLKVLREWVEERSILFLGYQQFAKIICDDSISIDDEVSEDCKRILLEKPTLLILDEGHTSRNKETNLLISLARVKTRRKVVLTGTLFQNNVEEVFNILNLVRPKFLKRHREIVSRIMSKAEIPSGKHMNQSSIENTFFAAVELTLSRESSAKASMIKDLREMTRHVLHYHKADFKGLLPGLSEFTVMLNLSSLQRDEIKGLREMDLFKQISLGAALYIHPKIKAFLEANPSNGEKGFADNLLKKLDTLLKKINVKDGAKMKFFLNLVSLCESTGEKLLVFSQYIIPLKTLERLMALTKGWRLGKEMFTITGDSSSGEREVSMERFNTSPDAKVFFGSIKACGEGISLVGASRVLILDVHLNPSVTQQAVARAYRPGQKRRVYSYRLVAADSPEEESFETCSRKEMMSKMWFEWNVECGGGRRDEFGFRDVDVDQCGDVFLETTKMKEDIKSLYTR, from the exons ATGGCTTTTGCTCAAGAGTCATCTAAG GTAACAGTGGAGAATCTACAAGACAACGATCCCAAACAAGTAGAAGACTGTGAGCACTCCTTCATCTACAAGGACGACGTCGGAGAAGTCTGCCGTGTTTGTGGACTCATCAAAACACCCATCGAAAGCATCATCGAAGTTGTCTACTACAAG CCAAAGAGATCAAGAAGAACTTACACACGCGAACAAGAAGACACAGAAACAACGAGGATGGACTTCACAGAAACCCACTCTAACAACATCTTAGGAGACAAGATGTTCATCCACCCAAGGCACGACAACGAGATGAGACCCCACCAAATCGAAGGCTTCAAGTTCCTATGCAACAACCTCGCATCCAACGAGCCAGGCGGGTGCATCTTAGCACACGCGCCGGGCTCAGGCAAAACATTCCTCCTCATCAGCTTCCTCCAAAGCTTCATGGCCATGGATCcgcaagccaaaccgctgataGTCCTCCCAAAGGGGATCATAGAGTCTTGGAAGAGAGAGTTCACTAAATGGGCGGTGGAGAACATCCCTCTCTATGATCTCTACAGCGTCAAAGCCGAATCAAGAAGACAACAACTCAAGGTGTTGAGAGAATGGGTTGAAGAGAGAAGCATACTCTTTCTCGGTTACCAACAGTTCGCCAAGATCATATGCGATGATAGCATTAGCATAGATGATGAGGTGTCAGAAGATTGCAAGCGTATTCTCCTCGAGAAGCCGACGCTGCTTATCCTCGACGAGGGACACACGTCGAGGAACAAAGAGACGAACCTGCTTATCTCACTCGCACGTGTAAAGACTCGTAGGAAAGTTGTTCTCACGGGGACATTGTTTCAGAACAACGTTGAGGAAGTGTTTAACATATTAAACCTAGTCCGTCCCAAGTTCTTGAAGCGTCATAGAGAGATTGTTTCTCGCATCATGAGCAAGGCGGAGATACCTAGCGGCAAACATATGAACCAGAGTAGTATTGAAAACACTTTCTTCGCTGCGGTGGAGCTTACATTGAGTAGAGAGAGTTCAGCTAAAGCGAGTATGATTAAGGATCTGCGCGAGATGACACGTCACGTCTTGCATTATCACAAAGCGGACTTCAAGGGATTGCTTCCAGGGCTTAGTGAGTTCACTGTGATGCTTAACTTGAGCTCACTTCAGAGAGATGAAATCAAAGGCCTTAGGGAGATGGATCTGTTCAAGCAGATCTCTCTCGGTGCTGCTTTGTATATACACCCGAAGATTAAAGCCTTCTTGGAGGCAAACCCTTCGAATGGAGAAAAGGGTTTCGCTGATAACTTGCTGAAGAAGCTAGATACCTTGCTGAAGAAGATTAACGTTAAAGACGGCGCCAAGATGAAGTTCTTCCTCAACCTCGTATCTCtctgcgagtcaacgggtgagaaGCTGTTAGTCTTCAGCCAATACATCATCCCTCTTAAGACTCTCGAGAGACTCATGGCCCTGACGAAAGGCTGGAGGCTGGGGAAAGAGATGTTCACCATCACAGGCGACTCGAGCAGCGGGGAGAGAGAGGTGTCCATGGAGAGGTTCAACACCTCTCCGGACGCTAAAGTGTTTTTCGGATCGATCAAAGCGTGTGGAGAAGGGATCTCGCTGGTGGGTGCGTCGAGGGTGCTGATTCTCGACGTTCATCTAAACCCTTCGGTGACTCAGCAGGCTGTGGCTAGAGCTTATAGGCCGGGGCAGAAGAGGAGAGTGTATTCGTATAGGCTTGTGGCTGCGGATTCGCCGGAGGAGGAGAGTTTTGAGACGTGTTCGAGGAAGGAGATGATGTCTAAGATGTGGTTTGAGTGGAACGTTGAGtgtggaggaggaagaagagatgagtttgggtttagggacGTGGATGTTGATCAGTGTGGTGATGTGTTTCTTGAGACGACTAAGATGAAGGAAGATATCAAGAGTTTATACACTAGGTGA
- the LOC103865260 gene encoding receptor like protein 27, which yields MFTMSSLRLHILLVHFLCCVFASSFIMTNPLVFGLAACRPDQIQALLQFKNEFESDGCNLNDYFHGVTCDNTTGAVTELHLPNGCLTGVIKSNSILFSLRHLRHLNLSHNNFTPSSLPSGFSNLNKLEVLSLSSNGFRGQVPSSFSNLTKLSQFDLSHNDLTGGFQLVQNLTKLSTLDLSYNHFSGTIPSSLLLTLPLLLHLDLRGNYLTGSIEVPSSPSSRLEHLFLGHNPFDGQILEPISKLTTLKELVLSFINVSYPIDLRDFSSLKSLLNLELSGNILSATTSLISGSDVPPNLYRLMMKGCNINEFPKFLKTLQNLERLDLSDNQIKGKVPEWLWSLPRLSIVSLNNNSFNGFDGSLHKSSVTMLDLSFNNFTGSLPDPPLSIKLFLASRNSFTGDIPLSTCDRSYLDALDLSYNNFSGAIPQCLSKFKILNLRKNNLHGIIPNAFSSSSPLQTLDVGYNRISGQLPSSLVNCSSLRFLSVDHNNIKDLFPFWLKVLPDLQVLTLSSNTFHGPISPPQGPLGFPELRILDLSDNKFTGSLSPDYFVNWSGSSSNKMYGDGEMYMGDYTNDLYSYFYGLDLQYKGLNMENKMVNTFYTAIDFSGNNFSGQIPESIGFLTALIALNLSNNSFTGHIPMSFANLTGLESLDLSQNKLSGEIPQELGALSFLSYINVSYNQLKGEIPKGTQISGQPESSFEGNAGLCGIPLQESCFGTSEPPTQWEKQVDDEEEGEVLNWRGVAIGYWPGLLFGLAIGHVIALNKPSG from the coding sequence ATGTTCACCATGTCATCTCTGCGATTGCATATTCTCTTGGTACACTTTCTTTGTTGTGTCTTTGCCTCAAGCTTCATAATGACAAACCCTCTTGTTTTTGGACTTGCTGCTTGTCGTCCCGACCAGATACAAGCTCTTCTCCAGTTCAAAAACGAGTTTGAATCAGACGGTTGCAACCTCAACGACTACTTTCACGGTGTCACGTGCGATAACACAACTGGTGCGGTCACAGAGTTACATCTCCCAAATGGCTGCTTAACTGGAGTTATAAAATCCAACAGTATCCTCTTCTCGCTGCGTCATCTTCGTCACCTCAATCTCTCCCACAACAACTTCACTCCCTCTTCACTCCCTTCTGGATTCAGCAATCTCAACAAATTAGAGGTTTTGTCTCTTTCCTCTAACGGCTTCCGAGGTCAAGTTCCTTCCTCTTTTAGTAACCTAACCAAGTTATCCCAGTTTGATCTCTCACACAACGACCTCACTGGTGGTTTCCAACTAGTCCAGAACCTCACCAAGCTTTCCACGTTAGACCTTTCCTACAATCACTTCTCTGGAACCATCCCTTCTTCTTTGCTGCTCACTCTACCTCTCTTGTTACATCTTGATCTCCGCGGAAACTATCTCACTGGCTCCATTGAAGTTCCCTCCTCGCCGTCATCGAGGCTTGAGCACTTGTTCCTTGGACATAACCCTTTCGACGGACAAATACTAGAGCCTATCTCAAAGTTAACAACCCTCAAAGAACTTGTTCTCTCTTTCATAAACGTTAGCTACCCTATTGACTTGAGAGACTTCTCCTCTCTCAAATCTTTGCTGAACCTTGAGCTTTCCGGTAATATCTTATCGGCCACAACAAGTCTGATATCAGGTTCTGATGTTCCACCAAATCTTTACCGGTTGATGATGAAGGGCTGCAACATCAACGAGTTCCCTAAGTTTCTCAAGACCTTACAGAACCTAGAGCGGTTAGACCTTTCCGACAATCAGATCAAAGGGAAAGTTCCAGAGTGGTTATGGAGTCTTCCCCGGTTGAGCATAGTGAGTCTAAACAACAACTCATTCAACGGTTTTGATGGTTCTCTTCACAAGTCATCAGTTACAATGCTAGATCTTAGTTTCAACAACTTCACAGGATCCCTTCCTGATCCACCACTCTCTATAAAACTCTTCTTGGCATCAAGAAATAGTTTCACAGGAGACATACCTCTTTCAACTTGCGACCGAAGCTACCTAGATGCTCTTGACCTATCCTACAACAACTTCAGCGGCGCAATTCCTCAGTGTCTTAGTAAGTTCAAAATACTCAATCTCCGGAAAAACAACTTGCATGGAATCATTCCCAACGCATTCTCCAGCAGCTCTCCTCTACAAACACTTGATGTTGGATACAATCGAATAAGCGGACAGCTTCCGAGTTCTCTTGTGAATTGTTCTTCTCTAAGGTTTCTGAGTGTGGATCACAACAATATAAAGGACTTATTCCCTTTCTGGCTTAAGGTTTTACCGGATTTGCAAGTCCTCACCCTAAGTTCAAACACATTTCATGGTCCTATATCTCCTCCTCAAGGACCTTTAGGGTTTCCTGAGCTGCGGATACTTGATCTATCAGACAACAAGTTTACAGGAAGTTTGTCACCAGATTACTTTGTGAACTGGAGTGGATCATCATCAAACAAGATGTATGGAGATGGAGAGATGTATATGGGAGACTATACAAATGATCTCTACAGCTATTTTTATGGTTTGGACTTGCAATACAAAGGTCTTAATATGGAGAATAAAATGGTAAATACTTTCTATACAGCTATTGATTTCTCTGGAAACAATTTTAGTGGACAGATTCCAGAATCTATTGGTTTCTTGACGGCACTCATTGCGCTAAACCTATCCAACAACTCTTTCACCGGCCACATCCCTATGTCTTTTGCGAATCTTACAGGACTAGAGTCACTAGACCTGTCTCAAAACAAACTCTCAGGGGAGATTCCTCAAGAACTTGGTGCCCTCTCGTTTTTGTCGTACATAAATGTCTCTTACAACCAACTCAAGGGTGAGATACCAAAAGGGACACAGATTAGTGGGCAGCCTGAATCTTCCTTTGAGGGGAATGCAGGGCTTTGTGGTATTCCTCTCCAGGAAAGTTGCTTTGGGACTAGTGAGCCACCAACACAATGGGAAAAGCAAGtagatgatgaagaggaaggAGAGGTGTTGAACTGGAGAGGAGTAGCAATAGGGTATTGGCCTGGATTGTTGTTTGGACTGGCAATAGGACATGTTATTGCTTTAAACAAGCCGAGTGGCTAG
- the LOC103865261 gene encoding uncharacterized protein LOC103865261, which translates to MSMFASFQLLELNLISAQDLAPVSRKMKTYAVAWVHSERKLTTRVDYTGGANPTWNDKFVFRVSEDFLYADTSAVVVEIYALHWFRDVHVGTVRVLISNLIPPNRRPGYRTNDEYRHTPPPGMRFVALQVRRPSGRPQGILNIGVGILDGSMRSLPLYTNMDSSAVGYRDLLGEDDPHLQNLHLNSAKGSSKNPQSPSSKQNQSVVSRPPPPPPPPVLRRTRSDTSSMVVSDLLSRAERSRVANRKPVSALPSSDDETVPTTSGHHTTTDDSVDDYEAPYKTPHIPGNRYDDSYEDEFVDQSPNVMPLRSERYDEDSPYRSYDPSRKTPRRSTPVIEKPRPPRDYDRSNRASPYLSRHGTPLRSNIVASTPIRSNIVASSPMRLTPMRSNMVASSPMRSSTPMRSNNLVGSTPLRSNIIGSTPIRSTYKGTPMKSPLRFGTPMRSNLAGRLILTESELGPSPSEVANKMAKERSQANDTESSILSEWSLDDDSNIEGLRSKLERWRTELPPLYDLGSSHQSSDVGSAIVPASASAGGGKISRRKTPTVKKKKKHQRRHTEGGNGLFSCFSNICGAECTFVCGGGSDHDGSKKKGGSKRLPRLASADNLSYV; encoded by the coding sequence ATGTCGATGTTTGCATCTTTCCAATTACTAGAGCTCAACCTAATCTCCGCTCAGGATCTAGCCCCTGTCTCCCGTAAAATGAAGACGTACGCGGTGGCTTGGGTTCACTCCGAGCGTAAACTCACCACCCGCGTTGACTACACCGGTGGAGCCAACCCAACTTGGAACGACAAGTTCGTCTTCCGAGTCAGCGAGGATTTCCTCTACGCTGATACTTCAGCCGTCGTGGTCGAAATCTACGCTTTGCATTGGTTCCGTGATGTCCACGTCGGCACAGTCCGCGTCCTCATCAGCAACCTAATCCCACCAAACCGCCGACCTGGATACCGAACCAACGACGAGTACCGCCATACTCCCCCTCCCGGAATGCGCTTCGTAGCCCTCCAAGTTCGCCGACCGTCAGGCCGTCCTCAAGGGATCCTCAACATCGGTGTCGGAATCCTTGACGGGTCTATGCGAAGTTTGCCTCTTTACACCAACATGGACTCGTCTGCTGTTGGTTACAGAGACTTGCTAGGTGAAGACGATCCGCATTTGCAGAATCTGCATCTTAACAGCGCCAAAGGAAGCTCCAAGAACCCGCAATCTCCGTCTTCAAAACAGAACCAATCCGTAGTCTCcaggccaccaccaccaccaccaccaccggtgCTCCGTCGTACGAGGAGTGATACCAGCTCCATGGTAGTCTCCGATCTTCTCAGCAGAGCAGAGCGTAGCCGGGTGGCTAATAGGAAGCCTGTGAGCGCATTACCGAGCAGCGATGACGAAACTGTACCTACAACGTCGGGTCACCATACAACCACCGATGATTCCGTCGACGATTACGAAGCGCCTTACAAAACACCTCATATCCCAGGCAATAGATATGATGATTCGTATGAGGATGAGTTTGTGGATCAATCACCAAACGTGATGCCACTAAGAAGCGAAAGATACGACGAGGACTCGCCTTACCGATCGTACGATCCTTCACGCAAAACGCCGAGGAGATCGACGCCGGTGATCGAGAAGCCAAGGCCGCCGAGGGACTACGATCGCAGCAACCGCGCTTCTCCGTACTTATCGAGGCACGGGACGCCGTTGAGATCGAACATCGTCGCGTCTACTCCGATTAGATCTAACATCGTTGCATCTAGTCCTATGCGATTGACTCCGATGAGATCTAACATGGTTGCATCTAGTCCTATGCGATCATCGACTCCTATGAGATCTAACAACCTCGTTGGATCGACTCCGTTACGATCTAATATAATCGGATCGACTCCGATTCGATCTACCTACAAGGGAACGCCGATGAAATCGCCTCTACGGTTCGGTACGCCGATGAGATCTAATTTGGCGGGGAGATTGATTTTAACCGAATCTGAGTTAGGTCCCTCGCCTTCGGAAGTAGCGAATAAGATGGCGAAGGAGAGATCGCAAGCTAACGACACTGAGAGTTCGATCCTCAGCGAGTGGAGCCTCGACGACGATAGCAACATCGAAGGTCTTCGATCGAAACTCGAGCGGTGGCGGACGGAGCTTCCGCCGCTTTACGATCTCGGATCGAGTCACCAGAGCAGCGATGTAGGTAGCGCGATTGTTCCGGCGTCGGCGAGTGCAGGCGGAGGGAAGATCTCGAGGCGGAAAACTCCgacggtgaagaagaagaagaagcatcaGCGCCGTCACACGGAAGGAGGAAACGGTCTTTTCTCGTGTTTTAGTAATATTTGTGGCGCGGAATGTACTTTTGTGTGTGGAGGCGGGTCGGATCACGACGGGTCGAAAAAGAAAGGTGGGTCAAAGCGTTTGCCGCGCTTGGCCTCAGCTGATAATTTGAGTTATGTGtga
- the LOC103865262 gene encoding pre-mRNA-processing factor 19 homolog 2: MNCAISGEVPEEAVVSTKSGLLFERRLIERHILDYGKCPVTGEPLTIDDIVPIKTGKVIKPKPVHTASIPGLLGTFQNEWDGLMLSNFALEQQLHTARQELSHALYQHDSACRVIARLKKERDEARQLLAEVERHIPAAPEAVTANAALSNGKRAAGDEEMAPDAKKLCPGISAEIITELTDCNAALSQKRKKRQIPETLASIDSLERFTQLSSHPLHKTNKPGICSMDILHSKDVIATGGVDATAVIFDRPSGQILSTLTGHSKKVTSVKFVGDSDLVLTASADKTVRIWRDSGDRNYACGHTLNDHSAEVRAVTVHATNKYFVSASLDSTWCFYDLSSGLCLAKVSDDSEKVDYTAAAFHPDGLILGTGTSQSVVKIWDVKSQANVAKFDGHTGEVTSISFSENGYFLATAAEDGVRLWDLRKLRNFKSFLSADANSVEFDPSGSYLGVAASDIRLYQTASVKAEWNLIKTLPDLSGTGKATCVKFGPDAQYVAVGSMDRNLRIFGLPGDQIANADDDSAQDS; encoded by the exons GATTATGGGAAGTGCCCGGTTACTGGAGAACCTCTTACCATTGATGACATTGTTCCCATCAAAACCGGGAAG GTTATAAAACCGAAGCCAGTGCATACAGCTAGCATCCCTGGATTGCTTGGAACTTTCCAAAAT GAATGGGACGGTTTGATGCTATCAAATTTTGCGCTGGAGCAACAACTGCATACTGCGAGGCAAGAGCTAAGTCATGCCTTGTATCAG CATGATTCTGCATGTCGCGTGATTGCTAGGcttaaaaaagaaagagatgaaGCGCGCCAATTGCTTGCAGAGGTTGAAAGGCATATACCTGCAGCCCCGGAAGCTGTGACAGCTAATGCTGCTCTTAGCAATGGTAAACGAG CTGCTGGTGATGAAGAAATGGCTCCTGATGCGAAGAAGTTGTGTCCTGGCATTTCAGCTGAAATTATCACAGAATTGACTGATTGCAATGCTGCTCTTTCCCAGAAGCGCAAAAAGCGACAG ATTCCTGAAACATTGGCTTCAATAGATTCTTTGGAGAGGTTCACTCAGCTATCAAGCCACCCACTCCACAAGACCAACAAACCGGGCATTTGTTCCATGGATATCCTACATTCTAAG GATGTCATTGCTACCGGAGGAGTGGATGCAACTGCTGTTATCTTTGATCGCCCTTCAGGGCAGATCTTGTCAACACTAACTGGTCACTCGAAAAAg GTTACAAGCGTAAAATTTGTAGGTGACAGTGATCTTGTCTTGACTGCTTCGGCTGACAAG ACAGTCCGTATCTGGCGGGATTCTGGGGATAGGAATTATGCTTGTGGGCATACATTGAATGATCACTCTGCAGAG gtgcgAGCTGTAACTGTGCATGCCACAAATAAATACTTTGTGTCGGCATCTCTTGACAGTACATGGTGCTTCTACGATCTTTCGTCTGGCTTATGCCTTGCAAAG GTATCCGATGATTCTGAGAAGGTGGATTACACGGCTGCTGCTTTTCATCCTGATGGTCTCATTCTCGGAACCGGTACTTCTCAATCTGTTGTTAAGATTTGGGATGTTAAAAGTCAG GCAAATGTGGCGAAGTTTGATGGACACACCGGTGAAGTTACCTCTATATCTTTCTCTGAGAATGGTTACTTCCTCGCG ACTGCTGCCGAGGATGGTGTTAGGTTGTGGGATCTGCGCAAGTTAAGGAACTTCAAGTCATTCTTATCCGCAGATGCAAACTCTG TGGAGTTTGACCCTAGCGGATCTTATCTTGGTGTTGCTGCATCAGATATCAG ACTATACCAGACGGCAAGTGTGAAAGCTGAATGGAACCTTATCAAAACACTCCCAGACCTCTCAGGCACTG GTAAAGCTACATGTGTGAAGTTTGGTCCAGATGCACAATACGTTGCAGTTGGTTCCATGGACCGTAACCTACGGATATTTGGTCTTCCTGGTGACCAAATAGCCAATGCCGATGATGACTCTGCACAAGACTCCTGA